A region from the Pelobates fuscus isolate aPelFus1 chromosome 3, aPelFus1.pri, whole genome shotgun sequence genome encodes:
- the LOC134601265 gene encoding hepatic lectin-like encodes MDGECNASHKRLNNSLVYTGQGWAYFRQKHVILTLGFLGLSYILILALFITVSSRSSTSGSEIPTELREMKNDVANITRKIKKLEKHHKKNGVDCDSEWIVFNDSCYYFTVTKSNWMKARSLCVRKGSDLAVITSEMEQKFLSPKVNNNQYWIGLGYIDEGKLTWVDGTDYNASFKFWKKGQPEETEKKNENCVRLSTDGEWTSVHCINIQNYAICEKIKQI; translated from the exons GACAAGGATGGGCCTACTTCAGACAGAAACACGTGATTCTTACACTTGGTTTCCTGGGACTTTCCTATATTCTGATTTTGGCTCTCTTCATAACTGTCTCATCTAGGT CATCTACATCTGGTTCAGAAATCCCAACTGAGCTAAGAGAAATGAAGAATGACG tggcTAATATTACCCGGAAAATAAAAAAGCTTGAAAAACACCATAAGAAAAATG GGGTGGACTGTGACTCTGAATGGATTGTATTCAATGACAGTTGTTATTACTTCACTGTTACTAAATCAAACTGGATGAAGGCTAGAAGTctttgtgtaagaaaggggagtGATCTAGCTGTAATTACAAGTGAAATGGAGCAG aaatTTCTGTCTCCCAAAGTAAACAACAACCAGTATTGGATTGGTTTGGGTTATATTGATGAAGGTAAATTGACATGGGTGGATGGAACAGACTACAATGCATCATTTAA ATTCTGGAAGAAGGGACAGCCTGAAGAGAccgagaaaaaaaatgaaaactgtgTCCGCTTATCGACCGATGGAGAATGGACTAGTGTACATTGCATCAATATTCAAAATTATGCTATCtgtgagaaaataaaacaaatatga